A genomic stretch from Chroococcidiopsis sp. SAG 2025 includes:
- a CDS encoding recombinase family protein has product MSSSQLQVAIYARVSSEQQATANTIESQLAALQQRVKEDKFSLGTEFQFVDEGYSGATLVRPALERLRDLAADGGLDRLYVHSPDRLARKYAYQVLLVDELQRAGVEVIFLNRELGRSPEDDLLLQVQGMMAEYERAKILERSRRGKRHAADSGSVNAL; this is encoded by the coding sequence ATGAGCAGCAGTCAACTGCAAGTAGCAATCTATGCACGGGTTTCTTCAGAACAACAAGCAACGGCTAATACAATTGAAAGCCAACTGGCTGCACTACAACAGCGGGTCAAGGAAGATAAATTTAGCTTGGGAACTGAATTCCAATTTGTGGATGAAGGTTACAGTGGAGCGACACTGGTTCGTCCAGCCTTGGAAAGACTACGTGACTTGGCAGCAGATGGAGGGCTTGACCGCCTGTACGTTCATTCTCCAGATCGCTTGGCTCGGAAATACGCTTATCAAGTATTATTGGTCGATGAGTTGCAGCGAGCAGGCGTTGAAGTTATCTTCCTCAACCGAGAGTTGGGGCGTAGTCCAGAAGATGACTTGTTGCTGCAAGTACAAGGAATGATGGCAGAGTATGAGCGAGCCAAGATTTTAGAGCGGAGTCGGCGAGGCAAGCGCCATGCTGCTGATTCTGGCTCAGTCAATGCCCTATAG
- a CDS encoding IS701 family transposase, protein MKDQVPAAMPQCFENWCRRFDDVFSRQKQRQEFRVYLGGLLGESQRKNLSQLVTNTVDGSYNSLRHFLNNAPWDEVKLNNRRLEVMHQCRQTTPSQGFTLIVDDSGHRKSGAATDGVGRQYIGEIGKTDNGIVLLTTYLYDGVRRLPLDVALYQHASLFEQGKADPNFQKKPDLALDLVDQCLKRGYRPGVTVIDAGYGNNTPFLKQLESRNLTYVAAIAKNRQVTAQTSGDESARKQGLEAIAQTLAVEQFTPVQLNLEQPRTVWVALLPVHVPKLEGTRWLAIQLNASSFEQATEVDYFLTNASDNQVSAAWVAQTYSARNWVEVFYREAKGWLGLSEYQVRDALSMKRHWVLVFIAYTFILWHQLTGGFRRRWATKPLQTFAEALEAFRTAVEFRLVRWLNEHVDVFASHRAKFGYIWA, encoded by the coding sequence GTGAAAGATCAAGTACCAGCAGCGATGCCGCAGTGCTTTGAGAACTGGTGTCGTCGGTTTGATGATGTATTTTCGCGTCAGAAGCAGCGGCAGGAATTTCGTGTTTATCTAGGGGGACTGCTGGGTGAGAGTCAGCGCAAAAACCTGAGCCAACTGGTCACAAATACAGTAGATGGCTCCTACAACAGCCTCAGACATTTTCTCAACAATGCCCCTTGGGATGAAGTCAAGCTAAATAATCGGCGGTTGGAGGTGATGCACCAGTGTCGCCAGACGACCCCGAGTCAAGGTTTCACATTGATTGTAGATGATTCGGGACATCGCAAAAGTGGTGCGGCTACTGATGGGGTAGGACGGCAGTACATTGGGGAGATTGGCAAGACTGACAATGGTATTGTGCTGCTGACTACCTACTTGTATGATGGAGTGCGACGTCTGCCGTTAGATGTTGCACTCTATCAACACGCAAGTTTATTCGAGCAAGGCAAGGCAGACCCCAACTTCCAGAAAAAACCTGACCTGGCTCTAGACTTGGTTGACCAATGCTTGAAGCGCGGTTATCGACCGGGTGTGACTGTAATTGATGCAGGCTACGGTAATAACACGCCTTTTCTCAAGCAGTTGGAGTCGAGAAACCTAACTTACGTGGCAGCAATCGCCAAAAACCGCCAAGTTACTGCTCAAACATCAGGTGATGAGTCTGCTCGTAAGCAGGGATTAGAAGCTATTGCTCAAACCTTGGCAGTGGAGCAGTTCACACCTGTGCAACTCAATCTGGAGCAGCCCCGGACAGTTTGGGTGGCGCTGTTACCAGTTCACGTTCCGAAGCTCGAAGGCACTCGCTGGCTGGCGATTCAACTCAATGCCTCTAGTTTCGAGCAAGCGACGGAGGTGGATTACTTTCTCACCAATGCCTCTGACAACCAAGTCAGTGCGGCTTGGGTAGCTCAAACATATTCTGCTCGCAACTGGGTGGAGGTCTTCTATCGAGAAGCCAAGGGCTGGTTGGGTTTGAGTGAGTATCAAGTTCGGGATGCTCTGAGTATGAAGCGTCATTGGGTTTTAGTGTTCATCGCTTACACCTTCATCCTTTGGCATCAGTTGACCGGCGGATTCCGCAGACGTTGGGCAACCAAACCCTTACAAACCTTTGCCGAAGCATTGGAGGCATTCCGCACCGCAGTCGAGTTTCGTTTGGTCCGCTGGCTTAATGAGCATGTTGATGTATTTGCCTCTCACAGAGCTAAGTTCGGCTATATTTGGGCTTAG
- a CDS encoding NAD(P)-dependent oxidoreductase, with protein MKLLIFGSTGSIGRQLVWQALEQGHTVTAFTRNPAKLDDIQHANLKVIQGDVMDLASVEKAVQGQDAVLCSLGAGSKGTIRSQGTRHIIRAMEKVGVRRLICQTTLGVGESWGNLNFFWKYIMFGFLLRQAYADHVAQENYVKQSHLDWTIVRPGAFVDGERTGNYRHGFPGTDRTSKLKISRADVADFMLKQLTDDLYLHKTPALSY; from the coding sequence ATGAAACTACTGATATTTGGTTCAACAGGTAGTATCGGTCGCCAGCTTGTCTGGCAAGCACTCGAGCAAGGGCACACTGTTACGGCGTTTACACGCAATCCAGCAAAGCTCGACGACATTCAGCACGCGAACCTGAAGGTTATTCAGGGTGATGTCATGGATCTCGCATCAGTAGAGAAGGCAGTACAGGGGCAAGATGCCGTGCTGTGTTCGCTGGGAGCAGGTAGCAAAGGTACAATCCGATCGCAGGGGACGCGACATATCATTCGCGCAATGGAGAAGGTGGGTGTTCGACGGTTGATCTGCCAAACAACCCTTGGGGTGGGAGAGAGTTGGGGGAATCTCAACTTTTTCTGGAAATACATCATGTTTGGGTTCCTGCTGCGTCAAGCTTATGCAGACCATGTAGCGCAAGAAAACTACGTCAAGCAAAGCCATCTGGACTGGACGATCGTCCGTCCGGGAGCCTTCGTAGATGGCGAGCGCACTGGCAACTACCGACACGGCTTTCCAGGCACCGATAGGACATCAAAACTCAAAATCTCGCGTGCCGATGTTGCCGACTTTATGCTGAAACAATTGACAGACGATCTGTACCTTCACAAGACACCTGCCCTGTCGTATTGA
- a CDS encoding AraC family transcriptional regulator — MKTTEDRQIECTSLPILSSRDRGWENILVEQFQHPAGEGRTCYSDEHAICLSLAPRPVLLLQTQGDKTRTGLYAKGDFCITPAKMPFFARWESDDRFLQVRITSRFIESVAGEALEINPDRLELLPEFRVRDRQLEAIGMMLLAELQQENSGSRLYIESLANVLAVHLLRQYATAKPHLTVYAGGLPQRQLLQILDYIHEHLDRDIKLADLADLLGISQFHLSHLFKQSLGTSPYQYLLGQRIERAKQLLKQTDRSMMEMALMCGFSSHSRLSQHFRQLTGMTPRAYRAN, encoded by the coding sequence ATGAAGACGACCGAAGATCGCCAGATTGAATGTACCAGCTTACCGATCTTGTCGAGTCGCGATCGGGGTTGGGAGAATATTCTGGTCGAACAATTCCAACACCCTGCGGGAGAAGGGAGGACTTGTTACAGCGACGAACACGCGATTTGTCTGTCTCTAGCACCTCGTCCTGTACTCTTGCTACAAACTCAGGGAGATAAAACCCGCACGGGATTGTATGCGAAGGGCGATTTTTGCATCACGCCTGCCAAGATGCCGTTTTTTGCCCGTTGGGAGAGTGACGATCGCTTCTTGCAGGTTCGGATTACGTCTCGGTTTATCGAAAGCGTGGCTGGAGAAGCTCTAGAGATAAACCCCGATCGCCTGGAATTACTGCCCGAATTTCGGGTTCGCGATCGCCAACTTGAAGCGATCGGCATGATGTTACTCGCCGAACTCCAACAGGAGAATTCAGGCAGCAGGCTTTACATCGAGTCATTGGCAAATGTCCTAGCGGTGCATTTACTCAGACAATACGCCACTGCCAAACCGCATCTGACCGTTTACGCAGGTGGATTACCTCAGCGTCAACTGCTGCAAATCCTGGACTACATCCACGAGCATCTAGATCGAGATATTAAGCTTGCCGACTTAGCAGATCTACTGGGTATCAGTCAATTTCATTTGAGCCATCTATTCAAACAATCCCTCGGCACATCTCCCTACCAATATCTGCTCGGACAACGCATCGAACGGGCAAAGCAGTTGTTGAAACAAACTGACCGATCAATGATGGAGATGGCGTTGATGTGTGGCTTCAGCAGCCACAGTCGCCTGAGCCAACATTTCCGGCAGCTGACAGGCATGACACC
- a CDS encoding helix-turn-helix domain-containing protein translates to MTRQKKAPLRPLSDEEQTDLKKLSRSQSQSSASVMRAKAILAVALGADYTSAAQLVGLRCGDTVSKWVSRFNVEGLAALQPRHGGGAVVQYSEPEKQRILSEFQRQPERQKEGTATWSVATLQRALRQAPDGLTQISTYTIWQVLKEAGYSWQKSRSWLKTGQVKRIRKGKLVVVTDPDTVAKKN, encoded by the coding sequence ATGACACGGCAAAAAAAAGCACCTTTGCGACCGTTAAGTGATGAAGAACAAACCGACTTGAAAAAACTGAGCCGTTCTCAATCCCAATCATCTGCTAGTGTCATGCGGGCCAAAGCGATTCTAGCCGTGGCTCTTGGGGCTGATTACACGAGTGCAGCGCAGTTAGTAGGATTACGCTGTGGTGATACGGTCAGCAAGTGGGTCAGTCGCTTCAATGTTGAAGGCTTAGCTGCCTTACAGCCTCGACATGGCGGTGGGGCAGTAGTGCAATACAGCGAACCAGAAAAACAACGCATCCTGTCCGAATTTCAGCGTCAACCAGAGCGGCAGAAAGAGGGCACGGCAACCTGGTCAGTAGCTACACTTCAACGGGCTTTGCGTCAGGCTCCTGATGGCTTAACCCAAATCAGTACTTATACAATTTGGCAGGTACTCAAAGAGGCGGGCTATAGCTGGCAAAAGAGCCGCAGTTGGTTAAAAACTGGACAGGTGAAGCGCATACGCAAAGGCAAGCTAGTAGTAGTAACTGACCCAGATACCGTGGCAAAAAAAAACTGA
- a CDS encoding IS701 family transposase: MGLESFKVPLGRAQWNADAVCAEIRKYAVEHLKSETDILAIDETGFLKQGEQSVGVQVQYYGTTGHLENCQVGVFMSYISDKGHTLIDRRLYLPRTWSEDQSKRKKGAVPKSITFATKPQLAQQMLESAFKDGIRPAWFVADEVYGNDGSLWWWLEKTAKQPYILTVSKKQPVVIGWQRYQAQELLPQPDSQLWQRLSCGAGSKGERYYDWAKVPVNCDRSDGFQRWLLFRRSLEHPEDPRVSYYQVFAKSDTTLETMVQIAGQRWRIEECFKFAKDQLGLGEYEVRSWHGWHRHITLVLAAQIFLTVLRHSCEPAIHSSTPPLPLVTTGSLTAFKAARGLLSD; this comes from the coding sequence TTGGGCTTAGAAAGTTTTAAAGTCCCACTAGGACGGGCGCAGTGGAACGCGGACGCAGTGTGTGCAGAAATTAGAAAGTATGCAGTGGAGCATTTGAAGAGTGAAACAGATATTTTGGCAATTGATGAAACAGGTTTTCTGAAGCAAGGAGAGCAGTCAGTAGGCGTACAGGTGCAGTATTATGGCACAACTGGACATTTGGAGAATTGCCAGGTAGGTGTGTTCATGTCCTACATTAGCGACAAAGGACATACGTTGATCGATCGCCGTTTGTATCTACCGCGCACATGGAGTGAAGATCAAAGCAAACGTAAGAAGGGAGCAGTTCCAAAATCAATCACATTTGCGACTAAACCTCAACTAGCACAACAGATGTTGGAATCAGCTTTTAAAGACGGAATACGTCCCGCCTGGTTTGTTGCTGATGAGGTTTATGGCAACGATGGTTCATTGTGGTGGTGGCTGGAAAAGACTGCTAAACAACCGTATATACTCACGGTCAGCAAGAAGCAGCCTGTAGTTATTGGCTGGCAACGTTATCAAGCCCAAGAACTGTTACCTCAGCCGGACAGCCAGCTGTGGCAACGTCTTAGCTGTGGAGCTGGCAGTAAGGGAGAAAGATACTATGACTGGGCGAAAGTGCCAGTTAATTGTGACAGATCAGATGGTTTTCAACGTTGGTTATTGTTCCGCCGCTCTCTAGAACACCCTGAAGATCCTCGCGTCAGCTACTATCAAGTATTTGCTAAGAGCGATACTACCCTAGAAACGATGGTTCAAATCGCCGGGCAAAGGTGGCGGATTGAGGAGTGCTTTAAATTTGCTAAAGACCAGCTAGGTTTAGGAGAGTACGAAGTTCGTTCCTGGCATGGTTGGCATCGACACATCACCCTCGTCCTGGCTGCTCAAATATTTCTCACCGTCTTACGACACTCTTGTGAGCCTGCTATTCACTCCTCTACCCCCCCTTTACCTCTAGTAACAACTGGCAGTCTAACTGCGTTCAAAGCGGCACGAGGTTTATTGTCCGACTAA
- a CDS encoding SRPBCC domain-containing protein → MLKQNGSTDAQSDREIVITCVFNAPRELVFKVWTQPKHIEQWWGLKGFTTRVDEMDFRPGGTWRYVMCGPDGTEYPVKGVFREVVPPERIVTSDEFDQGFERVIEADLPSGTIVATTIFEDLGDKTRLILRIMHPTAEDRRKHEEMGVVAGWNSSLECLDEYLAKMVEKRVLD, encoded by the coding sequence ATGTTGAAACAAAACGGTTCCACTGACGCTCAAAGCGATCGGGAGATCGTCATCACCTGCGTTTTCAATGCACCGAGAGAACTCGTGTTCAAAGTGTGGACTCAGCCAAAACACATTGAGCAGTGGTGGGGTCTTAAAGGCTTCACAACCCGTGTTGATGAAATGGACTTTAGACCAGGTGGCACTTGGCGGTATGTGATGTGCGGTCCCGATGGCACCGAGTATCCGGTCAAAGGCGTCTTTCGCGAAGTCGTACCGCCCGAACGAATTGTCACTAGTGACGAATTTGATCAGGGCTTTGAACGGGTTATCGAGGCAGACCTACCGAGTGGCACGATTGTGGCGACAACTATTTTCGAGGACTTGGGCGACAAGACGCGCCTGATTCTGCGGATTATGCACCCGACTGCGGAGGATCGCCGCAAGCACGAAGAAATGGGAGTTGTTGCGGGGTGGAACTCCAGCTTGGAATGTCTGGATGAGTATTTAGCGAAGATGGTCGAAAAAAGAGTGCTGGACTAA
- a CDS encoding IS4 family transposase codes for MEQAIAKTKVCEQRKRSLPAQLVICLVIAMSLWSRDSMRDVLKNLIDGLSEAWVKVGKYWRVFCKSAITQARQRLSPRVMSQLFHQLVRPMASTDTKGAFLNGLRIVVIDRTCFDLPDSDENARVFGRPSSRPGTQAAFPKLRLVILVEAGTHLIFDALMCPYRIGERVRALRLLRSVSSGMLLMWDRGLHSYAMVQATVTTGSDYLGRIPANVKFLCEEPLADGSYLSWIYPPAKFRSKACQPIQVRVIEYTIGNTDNPEEQLRYRLITSLLELEKFPAQLLAIEYHQRWEVENTIDELKVHLSGRKTHIRSQKPREVVQEVYGWLLGHWAVRLLMFQAAKSAGITPLRLSFTGTLRVIRRAIPKFQRLQSQELPFF; via the coding sequence ATCGAGCAAGCGATCGCTAAAACTAAAGTTTGTGAACAACGTAAACGCTCGTTACCAGCACAATTGGTAATTTGTTTGGTAATTGCGATGAGTCTGTGGTCACGAGATTCGATGAGAGATGTGCTGAAAAACTTAATTGATGGGCTGAGCGAAGCATGGGTGAAAGTGGGGAAATACTGGCGAGTTTTTTGTAAATCAGCAATAACGCAAGCCCGACAACGATTAAGTCCAAGGGTGATGAGTCAATTGTTCCATCAACTGGTGCGACCAATGGCTAGCACCGATACCAAAGGAGCATTTCTCAATGGATTGCGAATTGTGGTAATTGATCGGACTTGCTTCGATCTGCCAGACAGCGATGAAAATGCGAGAGTTTTTGGTCGTCCGAGCAGCCGTCCTGGCACACAAGCCGCATTTCCCAAACTGCGATTAGTCATTTTGGTAGAAGCAGGAACACATTTAATCTTTGATGCATTGATGTGTCCATATCGAATAGGAGAACGAGTGCGGGCATTAAGATTATTACGCTCCGTGAGTTCAGGGATGTTGTTGATGTGGGACAGAGGGTTACATTCTTATGCAATGGTGCAAGCAACTGTCACAACTGGTAGCGATTATTTAGGAAGAATTCCCGCAAATGTCAAGTTTTTGTGCGAAGAACCACTGGCGGATGGTTCTTATCTGAGTTGGATTTATCCACCTGCTAAATTCCGCTCAAAAGCTTGCCAGCCCATACAAGTCCGAGTGATTGAATACACAATTGGTAATACCGACAACCCAGAGGAACAACTAAGATATCGCTTAATTACCAGCTTATTGGAATTGGAGAAATTTCCGGCTCAACTACTGGCGATTGAATATCATCAACGCTGGGAAGTAGAAAATACTATTGATGAACTCAAAGTACATTTATCAGGACGAAAAACTCATATTCGCTCTCAAAAACCGCGTGAAGTTGTGCAGGAAGTTTACGGGTGGTTGTTAGGACACTGGGCTGTGCGGTTATTGATGTTTCAAGCTGCAAAGAGCGCGGGTATCACTCCTTTGCGTCTGAGTTTCACTGGGACATTGCGAGTTATTCGTCGTGCTATCCCGAAATTTCAACGCTTGCAATCACAAGAACTCCCCTTTTTTTAA
- a CDS encoding recombinase family protein — translation MLLILAQSMPYRSAPYGYHYIDKHSGGGQARYEIHLEQATVVRQIFEWVGRERLTINQVCRRLQQAGIPTQTGKQAWDRTTVWGMLKNPAYKGMAAFGKTALGQMRPRLRPGRGHCSQPRRPYSTYPVAKEEWISIPVPALVDEALFESVQQQLSENRRRVRQSQRGAKYLLQGLVVCKQCGYSYYGKPVSHKVAKGKTRDYAYYRCIGTDAYRFGGQRICSNTQLRTDLLEVVVWKEVRALLENPQRLEQEYHRRQQEPTNAKQLNLANLEAQISKLRQGMGRLIDSYAEGLIDKGEFEPRLTRLKQRVVVLEAQAKQVSEEMTLHTQLHLIITRLHEFTARVKNGLDSVDWATQRELIRTLVKQVEIEQGQVNIVFRVGPNPSTPDPGKDFLQHCKGRDRPPNGAIELCTPA, via the coding sequence ATGCTGCTGATTCTGGCTCAGTCAATGCCCTATAGGAGTGCTCCCTACGGCTACCATTACATTGACAAGCATTCTGGTGGAGGTCAAGCCCGCTATGAGATTCACCTAGAACAGGCTACAGTTGTACGTCAAATCTTTGAGTGGGTAGGTCGAGAACGGCTGACAATTAATCAAGTTTGTCGCCGCCTTCAACAAGCGGGAATTCCGACTCAAACTGGGAAACAAGCTTGGGACCGTACCACTGTCTGGGGAATGCTGAAAAACCCTGCCTATAAAGGTATGGCTGCTTTTGGTAAAACGGCTCTGGGGCAAATGCGTCCAAGGCTGCGACCGGGGCGAGGCCACTGTTCACAACCACGTCGCCCCTACTCGACTTATCCAGTTGCAAAAGAAGAATGGATTAGTATCCCCGTACCTGCTTTAGTGGATGAAGCTCTATTTGAGTCCGTGCAGCAACAGTTGAGTGAGAATCGACGGCGTGTTCGGCAAAGCCAACGAGGAGCTAAGTACCTCCTGCAAGGATTAGTCGTCTGCAAGCAGTGTGGCTATTCTTACTACGGCAAACCTGTGAGTCACAAAGTAGCCAAAGGCAAAACCCGTGACTATGCTTACTACCGCTGTATCGGCACAGATGCCTATCGTTTTGGTGGTCAACGCATCTGCTCAAACACTCAACTGCGGACAGATTTATTGGAAGTTGTCGTCTGGAAGGAAGTCCGAGCACTACTAGAGAATCCACAACGGCTGGAGCAGGAATATCACCGTCGTCAGCAAGAGCCTACTAATGCTAAACAATTGAATCTAGCTAATTTAGAAGCTCAAATTTCCAAGCTGCGTCAAGGAATGGGGCGGCTGATTGATAGCTATGCAGAAGGCTTGATTGATAAGGGTGAATTTGAACCACGACTGACTCGCCTCAAACAACGGGTCGTAGTATTGGAAGCCCAAGCAAAACAGGTATCTGAGGAAATGACATTGCATACTCAGTTGCACTTGATTATCACTCGCTTACATGAGTTCACTGCTAGAGTCAAGAATGGTCTAGACTCTGTTGACTGGGCAACTCAACGTGAACTTATTCGCACCCTGGTTAAACAGGTTGAAATTGAGCAAGGACAGGTGAATATCGTGTTCCGAGTCGGACCCAATCCTTCGACTCCAGATCCTGGTAAAGATTTTTTGCAACATTGTAAAGGGCGTGACCGCCCTCCGAATGGCGCAATCGAATTATGCACGCCAGCCTAA
- a CDS encoding DUF1772 domain-containing protein, protein MAITYHSLFVFKLFSALGCGLVAGVFFAFSTFVMPALARLQPKEGIAAMQSINITAINPLFMTAIFGTAATCLFLAISSLLKWHQPGAAYLLVGSLLYLVGTVGVTIAFNVPLNDALAAVKPDSIQGGNLWASYLTTWTIWNYVRTIAALAAAALLTIALGERAVQ, encoded by the coding sequence ATGGCAATTACTTACCACTCGCTTTTCGTATTCAAGCTGTTCTCGGCGCTAGGCTGCGGGCTAGTAGCAGGAGTCTTTTTCGCTTTCTCGACTTTTGTGATGCCTGCTCTTGCCCGACTTCAGCCAAAAGAAGGCATTGCTGCCATGCAATCGATCAATATCACGGCAATCAATCCGTTGTTCATGACAGCGATCTTTGGGACGGCTGCGACTTGCCTCTTTCTGGCTATCTCCTCGCTGTTAAAGTGGCATCAACCTGGTGCTGCCTACTTGCTCGTCGGTAGCCTACTCTATCTCGTTGGCACAGTCGGAGTGACGATTGCATTCAACGTGCCGTTAAACGATGCCTTGGCAGCTGTCAAACCGGATAGCATCCAAGGCGGAAACCTATGGGCTAGCTACCTGACAACCTGGACAATTTGGAATTACGTACGGACGATAGCGGCACTGGCAGCAGCAGCATTGTTGACGATCGCGCTTGGCGAGCGAGCGGTGCAATAA
- a CDS encoding MarR family winged helix-turn-helix transcriptional regulator, giving the protein MNFCDEQRAMAKQAVNRTPAGQAIKELIVEIVATFFLLRAEGMRIGVVSPSGEGYWSVLRLLKVNGAQTVPQIARYRYVPRQSIQQLANEMLEDGVIELVNNPAHKRSKLLRLTPKGEAVFQQLSSRIAVLTENLAAREDAAQLQNAVVVVKHLHEQLREMLDR; this is encoded by the coding sequence ATGAACTTTTGTGATGAACAACGCGCTATGGCAAAACAGGCAGTTAACAGAACCCCAGCAGGACAAGCGATCAAAGAGTTAATCGTTGAAATTGTGGCAACCTTTTTTCTGCTGCGGGCAGAAGGGATGCGAATCGGGGTGGTTTCACCATCAGGAGAGGGCTACTGGAGTGTTTTGCGACTGCTCAAGGTGAACGGCGCTCAAACTGTACCGCAGATTGCTCGATATCGTTACGTTCCTCGGCAAAGCATTCAACAACTCGCCAACGAAATGCTAGAGGATGGGGTAATTGAGTTGGTCAATAATCCCGCCCACAAGAGATCGAAACTCTTGCGCCTCACACCCAAGGGAGAAGCTGTTTTTCAACAATTGAGTTCGCGCATTGCCGTGCTAACGGAAAACCTGGCAGCACGAGAAGATGCAGCCCAATTGCAAAATGCAGTCGTTGTCGTGAAACACTTGCACGAACAACTTAGAGAGATGTTAGATCGATAG
- a CDS encoding metalloregulator ArsR/SmtB family transcription factor — MSADPLSITFAALADPTRRAILAHLAKGEASVGELAQPFQMSLPAISKHLKVLERAGLIVRGREAQWRPCRLEAESLKDVADWLEQYRQFWQESLDHLDDYLQELQAEENQPDRET, encoded by the coding sequence ATGTCTGCAGATCCCCTCAGCATCACTTTTGCCGCCCTTGCCGATCCCACTCGACGGGCGATCCTAGCTCATCTTGCTAAGGGTGAGGCATCGGTGGGTGAGCTAGCCCAACCGTTCCAGATGAGCCTACCTGCCATTTCCAAACATCTTAAGGTGCTGGAGCGAGCCGGATTGATCGTGCGGGGTCGTGAGGCTCAGTGGCGACCCTGCCGGCTAGAAGCAGAATCACTCAAGGATGTGGCAGATTGGCTCGAGCAGTATCGCCAATTCTGGCAAGAGAGCCTCGATCACCTGGACGATTATCTACAGGAATTGCAAGCAGAGGAAAATCAACCTGATCGCGAAACATAA
- a CDS encoding DUF1579 domain-containing protein, with product METTKTQQPSTMKTQPQKEHNWLQKLVGEWTYEIEVKMESDLPVEKATGTESVRSLGGLWILAEGQGEMPGCGAATTMMTLGYDPQQQRYVGTWIGSMMTYLWVYDGGELDAAQRVLTLDSEGPVMTGAGKMARYKDAIEFKSDDLRVLTSHVLGDDGQWHQFMTANYWRKK from the coding sequence ATGGAGACAACCAAAACACAACAGCCTTCAACGATGAAGACCCAACCGCAGAAGGAACACAATTGGCTACAAAAGCTCGTCGGTGAATGGACGTATGAAATCGAGGTGAAGATGGAATCGGATCTGCCTGTTGAAAAGGCTACGGGAACCGAGAGTGTGCGATCGCTTGGCGGACTCTGGATTTTGGCTGAAGGACAGGGCGAGATGCCTGGTTGTGGTGCTGCGACGACGATGATGACGCTTGGTTACGATCCGCAGCAGCAGAGGTACGTGGGGACGTGGATTGGGTCGATGATGACCTACCTTTGGGTGTACGATGGTGGCGAATTGGACGCGGCCCAAAGGGTGCTGACGCTCGATTCTGAAGGACCCGTTATGACTGGCGCAGGGAAGATGGCAAGGTATAAGGATGCGATCGAGTTCAAGAGCGACGATCTCCGAGTGCTGACATCGCACGTGCTGGGCGATGACGGGCAGTGGCATCAATTCATGACAGCGAACTATTGGCGGAAGAAGTAA
- a CDS encoding transposase — protein sequence MLHEWLKQELASVVQSLPTPARLLKPEENQRLWKSWQQGLKVRFTLPHDLPPLRMLLVMDNLVGHKTPQLVLWLCAHGIMPLYTPLGGSWLNMAESIQRILKRRALEGHHPQTAYQIIEWLEATAFGWNQQPTPFVWAGLRAQRRDRARQRFHSLGGSGACTHRPLRRTTIAKNNGNTHTK from the coding sequence GTGTTGCACGAATGGCTCAAGCAAGAATTAGCTAGTGTTGTACAATCACTGCCAACTCCAGCTCGATTACTCAAGCCTGAAGAAAATCAACGGTTATGGAAAAGTTGGCAGCAGGGGTTGAAAGTACGCTTTACACTCCCACACGACTTACCGCCACTGCGAATGTTGCTAGTGATGGATAACTTGGTCGGACATAAAACTCCCCAGTTGGTATTGTGGCTGTGTGCTCATGGCATCATGCCGCTCTACACACCTCTTGGCGGTAGCTGGCTGAATATGGCTGAGTCGATTCAACGAATTCTCAAACGCCGAGCTCTAGAGGGGCATCATCCGCAAACAGCCTATCAAATTATTGAGTGGTTGGAAGCAACTGCTTTTGGATGGAACCAACAACCAACGCCGTTTGTCTGGGCAGGATTACGAGCGCAACGTCGAGACAGAGCGCGTCAAAGATTTCACTCTCTTGGTGGTTCTGGTGCCTGTACGCATCGTCCTCTTCGGCGGACAACTATTGCCAAAAATAATGGCAACACTCATACCAAATGA